Part of the Lolium rigidum isolate FL_2022 chromosome 6, APGP_CSIRO_Lrig_0.1, whole genome shotgun sequence genome, TtcccatccatctcgccaaaccaCCCATTATTAGCCTGACGATgctctcgtcgtcatcgtccgttCCCCGTTGATCCCTCTGCACCCTCTTTTAGTTTTAGCCACCGTCGTCAGGCAAACGACATCGCCGGAGGAGCTCTGGTGCTGACTCAACGTCCGTTCACACATCGCCGTCGGAGAAAGAGGCGGCCGGGCAGCATGGAGGGGAAGCACATGGTGATGTCGGCGGTGGGGATCGGGATAGGCGTCGGCGTGGGGCTGGGGCTGGCGTCCGCGCCGTGGGCCGGCGGAGGGTCGGGAGGTCCGGCGCGGGCAGGGGTGACGCTGGAGCGGGTGGAGCAGGAGCTCCGCCGCCTCGTCATCGACGGCAAGGACAGCAAGGTCACCTTCGACGAGTTCCCATACTACCTCAGGTAACGTTCCCATACTACCATGGTGATGTCGGAGGTATGTGTGACGGCGAGACTGGCTGCGCACCAAGGAAACACGAAGACGCTCAAGCTTTCATCAAACTGTCCCGCCACCTTGCATCATCTCAGTTTTTTGGTCGGCTCTTTTTGGGGAGAAAAAATCCCTTCATTTTTCTATGATTGTGATGTTCATGGAGCAGATTTGACATATTTGTGGCAACTTGGACAACTTATAACTGTGTTTACAAAATTCTAAAGCTTTTGTCTCAATTCATAATTGGCTGGGAGCCATCTATGTTTGTGATCTTGTTTATTTCGTCGCTTCTGCGACATCTTACTTAGTTTCCCCCAATCCTTTAGCAAAAAGCATATTCGTAAAACAAATGAGAGATCCGAATAGGGAGGGACTCTGCTTCTGGACGCTGTCAAAGAAATGAGTGATTCAGACTTCAGAGTGATATTCTAGCGTACCTCGttgattttttttacattttttcaGTTTCTAATAGCAGTCAAATACGTTTTTGCTTTCCAAGATGTCCATGAAAGGCAGCCACATGATCGCTTGAAAATAGGATGTTGCCTGAGTCAGGGAAAAAAACAGTTCAGAGATAATGAATTTACGAAGCGTCTTGGTGTCACTTTTCTGATGAAACCTTGAGTCCTCAACGGGTTCCACAATCCACACCGATAATCACTCACCCACATTAGATCAGCGCTAGATCGCACACGTTAGGCTTAGGATCTGTATTGGCTACTCTGTCTTTCGCCTATTACAGATAATCGATGTGTGTTTTTCCCCTCCAACACGCCCATTTGCAGTGAGCAAACTCGTGTTGTGCTGACGAGCGCCGCCTATGTTCACCTGAAGCAAGCAGAGATCTCTAAGTACACCAGGAATCTCGCTCCAGCTAGCCGTGCGATCCTGCTGTCAGGCCCTGCAGGTAATCAATCTTCATCACAACATTTCAAGGAGTTCCTTAATCACTGTTGCTTTGCTTCGGACTAAATTTAAGACCAAGTTCCTCTCTTGAAGAGCTTTACCAGCAGATGCTCGCCAAGGCGCTCGCGCACTATTTTGAAGCGAAAATCCTGTTGCTGGATCCTACAGATTTTCTCATAAAGGTGAGTCTGGCAGGAGCATGTTTCCTTCAGTGGGGATAAACATGTAATGGAATATTCCTCCTTGCAGCTTCATGGCAAATATGGAACTGGTGTCAGCGACCAGGTAAAGACCTTGACATACCACTGGTTCTGCTTTTCATCTTAAAATATGTTCCCATAACAGCCTCCAGTCTTCTGATATCCGTATGCGGGTGACTAGAAATTATTGCGCCCATGTGTCAAAGTCTTCCTAGTTCAAGAGAAATGAGTTTCGGTAGATCTTTTCTAACTGCTAACCAGAGAGTATTTTCTTCTTATCAGCCTGTTACAAGATCCATCTCTGAGACGACTCTGGAAAAGATGTCTGGATTACTCCAATCTTTTACGAGGGCTCCACAAAAGGAGCAATCCAGAGGTGACGCTTGAGCATTTAGTTCATATTGTTCAACTATTCAGTTTCTTTAGTGGTAGTGCTCAACAGCTCCAGGCTTTTGTTTGCTGTCTCTAGTAGCCTACTTCAGTGTTTACCTAATAAGTAAAAAAAAACTGTGGAACCCGGGTCAGTGCTTACCAGTTGATGAGAATATACCTACTCTAATATAGTGATTTCATATCAATATCGCACTAATTTAGTGATTTCATGCACTAGAATCCTCAAATCATGAGTTCATTTCTATTCATAGAAGACAGGATGTATGCCTTGTCTCATATATTGACATCCTATGTATGTGGTGTGCATTTGACTTAAAATGAAACAAATACTTGGACGATGAAGTTCTGGAGAATTACAAGACCTGACGAACTGGTAGACTAGATTGAGTTCCTGCTGCTTCCTTGAGAAATAAATTAAGTTTctgtttatttaaaataaaataattttcttatcCACTGCATTTCCTGCCAACTAAGCGTTGAGCCACTACACTTGACTTTACATAACTTGGCCTTTATGAAATCTGAATGCTGTAAAGAAAAATTATTATTTGCTCTCACTGGATTCAGTTGCTTTCATGGACTGTAGGACATGATTCCAAGGTGTGTATTCTACTTTCAGAAATTACATATATTCATTAATGTACTTCCGTTTTATGATGCAGGAAGTATGCGCAGACAAAACAGTATGACAGACATGAAATTAAGGTGTGGGATAATTAAACTATAATGGACCCAGAAcagaaacacaaaaaatagtCACTTATTTCATTATGCAATTTCCAGGAGCTCTGACAGTACGAACAGCTTGCCCAAGCTCAGAAGAAACGCATCTACTTCATCCGATTTGAGTAGCCTGTCATCGCAGGGCCCTTCAAGTAATTCAGGTCAGCATATCCTTTTGAAAGACTTGCAGTGGCACAGTATAGATTTCGTGTCCCTGAggaaattattatttttcatgtATGCTGCTTACTTGCTTAGCATGCCAAATGATGACCTGGTATTAATTTCCGACTTGCAAGGTAGTAAACTACATCTAAATGCTACTATTGTCACAACGGAAGTACGGCACAAATTTAAAAGTAGTATTTTGTTTATGTACTTTATATCGATACACCTCAATGTTCACATTATCCTACACACTTCAACATTTTTACTTAGAAGGTATGGAATAGATGTTTGGAAGTCTACTTCCCTTTAGCTAACACTATTTCATGCACAAAGTTGGAAATAACGAAGAAGCATATGTGAGCTGTATCATCTTTTGCCGAATTTCTTCCACTGCTTATCCTACTGTAGATACTACCTTCCCTATTTCTTGTTGCGCTGCTGCTTCACACTGTGCACTTTTTCTCTACGACAAACACTGCAGCTCCTCTCAGACGTGCTAGCAGCTGGACCTTTGATGAGAAAATTTTGGTACAAGCGTTATACAAGGTTCTGCATTCAGTGTCTAAGAAGACCCCGATTGTCCTCTACATAAGAGATGTCGAAAAGTTTCTTCACAAATCCCCCAAGATGTATCTTTTGTTTGAAAAACTACTGACCAAGCTTGAAGGGCCGGTGCTACTCCTCGGCTCAAGAATTGTGGATATGGActttgatgatgaggatgagttggatGACAGGTTATCTGCTTTATTcccatataacatagacatcaagcCACCTGAAAATGAGAATCGCCTTGTAAGCTGGAACTCCCAGttagaagaagatatgaagattATTCAGTTTCAAGATAATCGGAACCATATTACAGAAGTTCTTGCAGAAAACGATCTTGAGTGTACTGATTTAAGCTCAATATGCTTATCTGATACAATGGGCCTTAGTAAATACATTGAGGAGATAGTGGTATCTGCAGTTTCTTACCACTTGATGAATAACAAAGACCCAGAGTACAGGAATGGAAAATTAATTCTATCTGCTAAAAGGTAGCTGCGTTTTTTTGTTGTCGTATGTTGGTTTCATCATCTCATCTTCAGTTTATGACTCTTTCATGGTGCAGCTTGTCCCATGCATTGGAAATTTTTCAAGAGAACAAGATGTGCGATAAGGacactatgaagttggaaaaacATACTGACGCTTCAAAGGTTTGCTCTTATTCCTAGACATTCTTAGATTCTGCTACTTGTTTTCTTCATAtctatttattatttttttcaaaaaggtGGATAGATTTTTGGCATAAGCATctaatgattttgcaaagtttgctAAATAGCTTTATTATATATTTAAAAAAAGACAGAAGACGTGTATCAATTGATATGTTACAGATCATTTTGGAATATTTTAACATTAACAATCATGCATCACCTACATAGATTGCTGAAAAGGGAATTGCTCCAAGTGCCGCAAAATTAGAAACAAAACCTGCAACTTTGCTGCCACCAGcagctcctgccgccgctgctcctgctcctcctgagAGCAAGACAGAACCAAAGAAAGCAGAgaatccacctccacccgcaaaagCACCAGTAAGATAACTGTTGGCCAATATTTATGTTGCTCTGCAAGTTTGAAGAAACTAATATACCCATCCGTGCTTCTAATTTGTTTATTTAGGATGTGCCCCCAGACAATGAGTTCGAAAagcgcatcagaccagaagtcatACCTGCAAATGAAATTGgagtttcatttgaggatattggTGCATTGGATGACATCAAAGAATCCCTTCAAGAGCTTGTCATGCTACCTCTACGACGGCCTGATCTCTTCAAGGGCGGTCTCCTTAAGCCCTGTAGAGGTATATTACTCTTTGGTCCTCCTGGAACTGGGAAGACGATGCTAGCCAAGGCTATTGCAAATGAAGCTCAAGCAAGTTTCATAAATGTATCGATGTCGACTATCACGTCAAAGTGGTTTGGTGAAGACGAAAAGAATGTTAGAGCATTGTTCACATTAGCTGCTAAAGTATCACCCACTATCATTTTTGTCGATGAGGTTGATAGCATGCTTGGGCAGCGAAACAGAGCTGGAGAGCATGAGGCGATGAGGAAGATTAAGAACGAGTTTATGACACACTGGGACGGTCTTCTGTCAAGATCAGATCAAAAGATTCTTGTTCTTGCTGCGACCAACCGTCCTTTCGATCTTGACGAGGCTATCATCAGAAGGTTTGAGCGCAGGTTTGCATCCCTTCCTTGAAATGAATGACTTGACTTTGTATCTGTTACCGTTTCATTATTATATGCCTGAAGCGCGTACTCTCTTGGTTTTATAGAATCATGGTAGGTCTGCCATCAGCGCAAAATCGGGAAATGATTATGAGGAACCTTCTGTCAAAGGAAAAAGTTGATGAAGGACTGGACTTCAAGGAAATAGCAACCATGACTGAAGGGTACAGTGGCAGTGATCTCAAGGTAAGTATCATGTGACATGAATCTTTCTCAACCTAAACGAACTTCTCAACTGACTCAGTTTGTCCCCGCAGAACCTGTGCACAACAGCAGCGTATCGCCCTGTGAGAGAACTGATCCAGAAGGAAAGGAAGAAGGAAGTGGTATTCTCATCACCACCATCAAACTTAAGCTTTTTCCATGAAAAAACTGTCAAACTTTTATGTAAAAGTAACGGTCAAATATatgcaggagaagaagaaacttgaaCAAGGAGGCACTCCGTTAGATCCTTCaaagataaaagaaaaggaaaaggagatTGTTCTAcggccattaaacatgaaagatTTGAAAGAAGCAAAGAACCAGGTGAACCCATCTTCTAGTACAGTCCAAGTATAATTCATCAATGCATGCATATGTATTAATGTTTCGCAAACTTGGGATTGCAGGTGGCCGCAAGTTTTGCTGCTGAAGGTTCCATAATGGGTGAACTAAAGCAATGGAATGAGTTGTATGGTGAAGGAGGCTCGAGGAAGAAGGAACAGCTGACATACTTCCTCTGAATATCCTGTGTATGAACATAAATTTGGAAACTAGAATAGACGGCAAACAACCATGAGAAAATAGGCCTGGAGCCTGGAGTGTAAGTTCATCGGTCAAAATAGAGGATATTAGGGAGGAAAAGAATATCAGGCTATAAAAGCAGGATTTCTTTCTCAGAACATGAAAGAACAGTTTCTCTCCACCTGAAGTGTAGTTTGCCTGTGTTGTGTTGTTGTACTACACTAATAATGAATCTGCCGAGCAGATTTTTGTTGTATTTTGGTTTcatttttgttgttttttgtGCATCTCCACCAATCTGCCATGTTTGTTGTATAGGTAGTTCACACTACGTGTAGATTGTGTGGTTGGACAcaaaatggtatcagagcttATGTTTATGAATTTCACTACAATTAGTGTTGATATTGGACACACTTGACCTGAAACACAATAGAGTAAGATATGCATCACGATGCAAAACAAAGTGATAAACCAAAAAAAAGTGATAAACCGCAGGCCCAACGGCTCCATTTTGAATTGTCCCATTTTCAGACACTATGCAATGATTATAAAGGCCTTGACGTGATATTGCCAAATAAATGCCGTACAAGTAGTTTGTACCATAAACAAATATATAGCAAGAAGTTGATTTTCAATAATGCTACAATAGAGACAGGGTAGATAAAATCtaaactcaacaagttcatagacATCATCAAACTCCAAACTGCAGCAATGCAA contains:
- the LOC124661258 gene encoding uncharacterized protein LOC124661258; this translates as MEGKHMVMSAVGIGIGVGVGLGLASAPWAGGGSGGPARAGVTLERVEQELRRLVIDGKDSKVTFDEFPYYLSEQTRVVLTSAAYVHLKQAEISKYTRNLAPASRAILLSGPAELYQQMLAKALAHYFEAKILLLDPTDFLIKLHGKYGTGVSDQPVTRSISETTLEKMSGLLQSFTRAPQKEQSRGSMRRQNSMTDMKLRSSDSTNSLPKLRRNASTSSDLSSLSSQGPSSNSAPLRRASSWTFDEKILVQALYKVLHSVSKKTPIVLYIRDVEKFLHKSPKMYLLFEKLLTKLEGPVLLLGSRIVDMDFDDEDELDDRLSALFPYNIDIKPPENENRLVSWNSQLEEDMKIIQFQDNRNHITEVLAENDLECTDLSSICLSDTMGLSKYIEEIVVSAVSYHLMNNKDPEYRNGKLILSAKSLSHALEIFQENKMCDKDTMKLEKHTDASKIAEKGIAPSAAKLETKPATLLPPAAPAAAAPAPPESKTEPKKAENPPPPAKAPDVPPDNEFEKRIRPEVIPANEIGVSFEDIGALDDIKESLQELVMLPLRRPDLFKGGLLKPCRGILLFGPPGTGKTMLAKAIANEAQASFINVSMSTITSKWFGEDEKNVRALFTLAAKVSPTIIFVDEVDSMLGQRNRAGEHEAMRKIKNEFMTHWDGLLSRSDQKILVLAATNRPFDLDEAIIRRFERRIMVGLPSAQNREMIMRNLLSKEKVDEGLDFKEIATMTEGYSGSDLKNLCTTAAYRPVRELIQKERKKEVEKKKLEQGGTPLDPSKIKEKEKEIVLRPLNMKDLKEAKNQVAASFAAEGSIMGELKQWNELYGEGGSRKKEQLTYFL